A single Musa acuminata AAA Group cultivar baxijiao chromosome BXJ2-1, Cavendish_Baxijiao_AAA, whole genome shotgun sequence DNA region contains:
- the LOC135598932 gene encoding zinc finger protein ZAT1-like, with protein sequence MERHRCKLCHRRFSNGRALGGHMRSHVAHVPRPTRAQQPLPSPCASSSFFPAEEAKDPEAAASYGPRENLRRSFSLVDHKFAFSVPATEGGGGGSYPVDRDGESDAESSFRRRFSRNRRREDPSADAEPVSSISDASPEEDVARWLMLLSRNAWSKSEVDGHRSNGWDEANEDEEDDLYYEEEEDEEAKQPTATARSWRKRTRYQCRTCRKFFRSYQALGGHRASRKRAGVECIPIAGIRNHSDDPSDANAADRNPKLFECPYCYRVFPSGQALGGHKRSHRLSTAAIAAAIPARPLLPVKDCFIDLNLPAPLEEEAELSALSVATEFASK encoded by the coding sequence ATGGAGAGGCACAGATGCAAACTCTGCCACCGGCGCTTCTCCAACGGCCGCGCCCTCGGTGGCCACATGCGCTCTCACGTCGCCCATGTCCCTCGTCCCACGAGGGCTCAGCAACCCCTCCCCTCGCCGTGCGCATCCTCGTCCTTCTTCCCGGCGGAGGAGGCCAAGGATCCGGAGGCGGCGGCGTCGTACGGCCCCCGGGAGAACCTCAGGAGAAGTTTCAGTCTTGTCGATCACAAGTTCGCCTTCTCCGTCCCCGCCACGGAGGGGGGAGGCGGCGGGTCCTATCCCGTCGACCGGGATGGCGAGAGCGACGCGGAGTCGTCCTTTCGACGGCGGTTCAGCCGCAATCGCCGCCGAGAGGATCCCTCCGCCGACGCTGAGCCGGTCAGCTCCATCTCCGACGCCTCCCCCGAGGAGGACGTCGCCCGCTGGCTCATGCTGCTCTCCCGCAACGCCTGGTCCAAGTCCGAGGTAGACGGCCACAGATCCAACGGTTGGGATGAAGCCAATGAGGACGAAGAGGATGATCTCTattacgaggaggaggaagatgaggaggcGAAGCAGCCTACAGCCACCGCTAGATCATGGCGGAAGAGGACGAGGTACCAGTGCAGAACGTGCCGGAAGTTCTTCCGGTCGTATCAAGCTCTCGGCGGCCACCGCGCGAGTCGCAAGAGGGCGGGAGTGGAATGCATCCCGATCGCCGGAATCCGAAACCACAGCGATGACCCTTCTGACGCCAATGCCGCCGATCGCAACCCCAAACTCTTCGAATGCCCTTACTGCTACAGGGTTTTCCCCTCCGGCCAGGCCCTCGGCGGCCACAAAAGATCCCATCGTCTCTCCACCGCAGCCATTGCCGCCGCCATCCCCGCTCGTCCCCTGCTGCCCGTCAAAGACTGTTTCATAGACCTCAACCTTCCAGCTCCATTGGAGGAGGAGGCCGAGCTCTCGGCGCTTTCCGTCGCAACGGAGTTCGCGTCAAAGTGA